The following DNA comes from Tachypleus tridentatus isolate NWPU-2018 chromosome 9, ASM421037v1, whole genome shotgun sequence.
aaggaatctaggattaagttcacaactagcatatcttataccaccagttccaaggtgaTATGGGACAGAattagaaaggtcagtgggcactacaattctgttcccctctccatcttactctctgatggccaagaggtagctgatgtccggtgCATCGCAGATACTCTacgtgaaagcttttgccaggtatctagcacttctgcttgttccttcaccttcttggccatcaagactcgggcagagcgttcacctctttcctttcgaactgactgtctcttttactataattgtccctttacactggtggaactgaaaatggcccttcatcggtctagcagtacatcagttggaccagatgatgtacactatgacatgctgtgctatctctctcctgcttctcttggtATTCTTCCagttgtttttaaccggatctggcaggagaatgtttttcctgatgcctagcaccaggctattatcttacctttctctaaacctgggaaagatcccacgattccttcaaactaccgtccaattgctttgacgagctgtctatgtaagaccttagagaggatggttaatgctcatcttgtttggttcctcaaatcaaacaacctcctctcgcccacccaatgtgggttccaacaacagcattccaccacggaccacctaattcaacttgaaatatcaatcagagaagcctttctaaaacaccaacatcttgtttcaatattctttgacattgaaaaggcttatgacacaacatggagatgtgacattttgtgagaccttcatatatatgggttacgtggccatttacccatgtttattaaaagcattaaaaagctttttttttaatggacaggagatttcaagttcgtgtgggttcgacactttcccgttcttttgtataggaacttggggtccctcagggctgtgttttgagtgtcacacttttcagtataaagttgcaaatgggctctatgtcgacgactttacatctcgtgtcagtcgtcgaacatgagatatattgagcggcaactacaaactgccctcaatcgtgtactgaagtggaatacggcgaacggctttaatttttctctctctaaaaccgtttgcatgcacttttgccaccaatggggtatccacctgaactctgtatcagtgaagttttgctgccagtggtccctcaGACCAAGTTCTTggtgcttatctttgaccataagctgacctttataccacacttaaaacagCTATGGGttaaatgcacaagagcactgaacatcctccgtgtcctctctaccaccagttggggagcagatcgatgtttgttcaaaactcgactatggatcactggtctatggctctgctagaccctcggccttaaagatgctggaccccattcatcatcaaggacttcaactctgcactggggctttctgcacgtGGCTTATACGTGGAATCTCACAAaattctctgcaccttcgccatttgcaactgtctttactgtattcttccaaacttcgctccttaccaaagcattccacttggggatgtgttttcctttttcattgggccttacattttcaaaacagacaatctgccattgctccttttagccttcacatccaggcgcaattggattaattgggtctgtccttggataacattgcagaatccactggtcagcccatcctcccatggcttattacagcccccattTGTTACCTTCTTtttttactgaacatcttttaaacaatcattccattccaatttatatggatggttccaaatcaggtgactctgtggtctctgtcatggtttgttgcggtttggtggttgcacgcagaatcccctctacagcttctgtgttcactactgaactgtacaccatacctcttgccctggatcatattgaagctgagtaGTACTCCgactgcattatttatactgacttgcttagttctctgctggccttgtaatcacttcacgttggctcacaccctgttctcactgatattcaaaaccgactggcccatttctcattaacatttacttctatccagtttttctggataccaggccacattgatATTTGCATGAATGCGCTTGTAGGCATgtcagctaaatctatctgctctggcactatcaccactgcgcctattctgtacatggactatggtcctgtattcaaggctcggctccgtgccagctggcagtccacttggagtgagcaacgtgacaacaaactttttcaaataaaaccctatattggactttggccgtctagcttccgtaaggttcagaaggaggaagttgttttaactagactacacattggtcacagttttttaactcatcttttttcttttatctggaactgatgcaccagtgtgtagtttgtgtaacactcaaatcactgtaagccacattttactttcctgccattgttacgactctcaacgatggcactattttaaacatgttctgtcccagggtttgtctgtaacattggacagtgttattggtgatggtgacactgtccaccttgataaagtttttagttttttaatggccattaatatttttaacctcattaaagtgtttgatatttattcattacacctttttaattgtggttacCTTATCAGAGTCTCAATTtttctagttcaatttgacagtGGAAAATGGtcagaactttaaataacttgacaccaggactggaaaggccaacttcaggtgactgacgatggttcttgtacttacctgttagtcttcctggtgggttctgatcattaccattttgctagagtaagtactttacaacttctcttactctgctttctctcttaacattgtagactaggtgtcaacattggttttatgcattttctgtttttcaatgatgttttgttttacctttatttgccttttatgtattttactgcatttaatttatttttaccttttactggacgtttggtgcagatagcctagctgctttgtgccataaaacactaaatcaatcaatccaagaatttattaatatttaaagaaattattgattaaataagaaattaatatttattcaaaacatttttctgtcttactcaggttctaatcctccATAGCTTATACAGGTTTCCATCctatgcagtttctggcttagacaggttttactgtataaaattCACTGTTActcaaagtacaaaaaaaaaacaccagttCATCACTACATGGATTTACACTTCTTTTTTAGTAAAGAAAACCTTCTTATATAtctaagtttttatatatttgcaaGAGTGTATGTTCAGCAACACAAACTAATAACGTTACAAACTTTATTGAACTCGTTAATAAATTAATGCCAGTTGCTGTTTTGGAAATTAAAACTAGTTTTCTGTTGCTAATTTCTTGGTTAATTGCTTCACCAGTCAAAGGAAAACTTTGTATAATTCTGCCAAAAAAATTCCAAGTGACCAATGATTGTTATCTGTGTTggattttgtaatgtttttttacagCTGATGTACAAGTTAAAAGTTTATGTAAGACATTTAAGctgttattcaataaaaaatttcatatgttattttcaacttgttattaaattttattttgtgcttGGAAATAAGGCAAAGTATTTGTggtaaaactttgtaaaatggatggCAACTGACTGTTGTGGAGATGCAAATGTAGAGTACAACATCTttttgaaagtcttccacctGAAGATTAAAGACAGAAAACTTTCCAAACAatatcctctacacttgtgtttccacaacaggcagttgctctTTGTTATACAAAGTTTCGACAGCAGTAATGGGCCAGTTATTTTTCCTGATCTTCTTACTTCTATTTAACTTCCTTATCAGCCATCCTTGAGATGCAACTAGACACTACAACTCATACATTCCTATACTAGATGATAAAAAAAAGAaccaatattttgtgttttaagccTATTTGTTGACTTTGTATCATGTGCAAATGATATAGTTAACATCTCTGCtaatatacagtttttttatGCTGTCCCTTATAATTGGTTTAATATAATGGAAGTAATACTGTAGGTAGCCATTCCTACATTTTACTAATCTGTATTGACAATTCCTAGCCATCCacttgtgtaactgttttattaaattttgatcaTGAGCTATAGAAATAAAAGAATGTTAAGGTATCATATTTTCACCATGAGTTTTTTTGCTATTTTGGAGCTAACTATTACACATTAGCTTTACTGGTaaaattttagtaatgttgttataTACAAGTGCAGAGTTGAGCAGCTATAATTTACAAACTGTTTTCCTGAGTCTAAAGTGTTAGAGGCTGTATCTAAATTATGATGTTAGTAAGTTTTTGATGGTGCAGTGTGATTTGCAATCTGTAAATTGTGAGTCATGTGCTAACCATTAACCATTTATGTCAATCCaaaataaaagtttgtgtttttttaatttaagtggTATGTAAAAAGAATAATTGAAATTCAGTACAGTATATGCAACTTTTATGAATagataacttatttaattttttttgcaatCACAGATTGTTGGTAGTAGTTTCAGCATCAATATTCCACATCGATTTAAGTTGTATACCTACAAAAAACCAACATTTTGTAACCACTGTGGTTCCTTGATCTATGGTTGCTTTCATCAAGGTATTCATTGTGAAGGTCAGTGTCTAATAATAGAAGTGATCGTAATTTCCACTATGAATTTGTAAGCTGTCTctattaactttaaatatgatAATGATATACTTCAGTTCTGAAGTCCTGCTGAACCAAGGCCActgtaaacattttttcttaatgTAGTTATATTTCTTCTTGgtcacttaaaaaaaacaaacttatttaaacaATTCTTATCAAGAAACTGGACTATCTGGTGAGAGTTGAAACTGCACAGTGCAAGTTTTATTCAAATCCTGGAAATTCTGTAGATAACAATAAAACTTGCACTGTGCAGTATCAACTCTCACCAGATAGTCCAGTTTCTTGATgagaaatgtttaagtttttttgtttttttaagtgaccAAGAAAAAACATAAGTACATTGAGGAAAAATGTTTACAGTGGTCTTGGCTCAACAGGACTTCAGAACTgaagtatacaagttttattgtTATCTACAGATGTTTCAGGATttcaagtaataacaataaatctaaaatgagTTCTCAAAAAAACAGCTTTTTCTAAGTTGTGATTCTGGTAAAGTGTCAAGATTTCAGTTTTAATAAGATACCCTCTTTCCACATGATAATtatcaaagtaaaaaaattgaagttggattatatttaatattatctaatATGAACCTTGTGCCTTGCAAGACTCAAGACTGTTGTACTTTCCATTGGCAAGGTATGTTTGGGGAACAAAAATGCCAGGTAAATTCAGGTTTTTATCCTGTGTGCTCTGAATCAGGAGTCTTGTAGATTTCAGTGTGGGTCTCAGACTCTCCTGGAGTTTTTATACAATCTATTTTAACCTAGACATTAGCATATACTTTTTTGGTTTACAACTTCTTTGAAGTTGTGGTGTAAGAGGTTTGTTGTACACTGTGTTGGGAAATctgatatttatttcatttattcaagGGACATTTACTGAATTACTTAAGCTTGCTGTAGTTTGTTGAAAACAGTGCCTTGAACACTGACTGAATGAAAGTTTTTcatgaataattttaacataatttattacatttccAGTTTGTTCTTAAAGTAATGTACTGTGTAAATTGAatacataattgtttttataaggtAATAAACTgggaatatgaaaataatttggtTCACAAAGATACCCTTTTCTGATTGGCAGaatgaaaatatgattttttatttttgttttcttgtttcttttcttttcagcCTGTAAAATGAATGCACATAGAAGGTGCAAGAAAAACGTAGCCAATAACTGTGGAGTGAATCTAAAACTGTTGGCTGAAGCACTAGGTGCCTTAGGATTTTCTGCAGATGTTTTGATAAACATGAAGGTAGAGACTTATTTTACAAACAGTCAGTAACTTTTTACTATCACTAAGAAATTACACACACAGAAATGACAGATATCTGTTTCAACAAATTACTTGAGATTTTTCTTTTTCCAGAGGTTTCCACTCATCTTGAAAAATAGAAGTTTGCCAtttataaaaacatcaaaatgtgtactttttattgtaatttatctagTTTTCAGTACATCcttacaaacaaacttaaataattatgtatgtagTTCGAGCTATATGTTACCTGTTTTAGGTGTGGATAAGATTTAAACTACCTTAGTTTTTCATactaattaatcatttatttttaaaatgatcatACTTTGTTATTGGTACATAGGGGCCATTGTCAGAAAGGAAGAGAGAGAACGTGGAAGAAGGAATGTCCACTGAAGGATAAACCCTGTTCTTGTTTCTTGTCTTTTTCTGTCCCATATATACGACTGTTCAGGACACATGAAACAATAATAGAACAGagacaagtaaataaaacaaagagaaaataaaatacaagaaaagtaACATGACAAAATAAAAGGACTAAcaatttaagtaatatatttgttattttgccATTAGTCATTATATATGTGTATCACATTGTGGGATATATTTGTGCTTCTACACTGCTAAAACAAAATTTGGTGAACTTGATGTTCATATTATGATATGCTTAATTTTACTTCTAAGAAATTGATTTACTCTGAATTTTTATAAAGATGTTACTTGTAAAAACATCTGTTCCTGTATGAAACTTGTCTGTATACAGATACTTTAAGGTATAACCAAAGAAACTCATTAAGCCTAacaaacataatgaaaataaaagcctttattttatatgaagtctaggtacactacatggccaaaagtatgtggacacctggccatcacacccatatgtgcttgttgaacatctcattccaaaaccatgagcattaatatggagttggttttGCCTTTGATGCTATAACAGTCTCCACTCTTTtaggaaggcttttcactagattttggaagaTTATGGTTGTGGAGATtcactcctattcagccacaagaacCTCAGTGAAGTCAAGCGAGAAGGTGACTCACAGTCGAAGTTCCAGTTCGTCCCAAAAGTgtttgatggggttgaggtcagggctctgtgcaggctaCTGAAGTTCTTTCACACCAACTTTGGCAAACCATGTGTTTATGGACCTCACTTTGTGCATGGggacattgtcatgctgaaacaaaaagggcctttcccaaactgttgccacaaagttggaagcacacaattctctagaactgtcattgtatgctgtagcatcaaggtttcccttcactggaactaaagaaccatgaaaaacagcttcAAACCATTGTTCCTcctctacaaaactttacagCTAGCACTATGATAGTGTTCTCCtagcatccgccaaacccagatttgtcCAGCAGGCtgtcagatagtgaagcgtgattcatcactccagagaacgcattttcac
Coding sequences within:
- the LOC143226699 gene encoding calcium-independent protein kinase C-like isoform X1 codes for the protein MSQHEHHVSGHSFVATFFRQPTFCSHCRNFIWGLGKQGYQCEVCSCVVHKRCHKSVVTKCTGVKDTTSDEIVGSSFSINIPHRFKLYTYKKPTFCNHCGSLIYGCFHQGIHCEACKMNAHRRCKKNVANNCGVNLKLLAEALGALGFSADVLINMKGPLSERKRENVEEGMSTEG
- the LOC143226699 gene encoding calcium-independent protein kinase C-like isoform X2, with the protein product MSQHEHHVSGHSFVATFFRQPTFCSHCRNFIWGLGKQGYQCEVCSCVVHKRCHKSVVTKCTGVKDTTSDEIVGSSFSINIPHRFKLYTYKKPTFCNHCGSLIYGCFHQGIHCEACKMNAHRRCKKNVANNCGVNLKLLAEALGALGFSADVLINMKFLQNAYFPSDFIKYS
- the LOC143226699 gene encoding calcium-independent protein kinase C-like isoform X3: MSQHEHHVSGHSFVATFFRQPTFCSHCRNFIWGLGKQGYQCEVCSCVVHKRCHKSVVTKCTGVKDTTSDEIVGSSFSINIPHRFKLYTYKKPTFCNHCGSLIYGCFHQGIHCEACKMNAHRRCKKNVANNCGVNLKLLAEALGALGFSADVLINMKIIPQCKVFLGMQ